A single Nocardioides bizhenqiangii DNA region contains:
- a CDS encoding YciI family protein encodes MTTYVVLLPGDETAWENASPEEQAAVFAKHEEFSQALAQRGHTVKGGEELTHSRTTRKVARDADGSVLVTDGPYAETVEQLSGFYVVDSDDLDDLIEVCAILAEPGSAPVEVRAAVDHSGDGA; translated from the coding sequence ATGACCACGTACGTCGTACTGCTGCCCGGTGACGAGACCGCGTGGGAGAACGCCTCTCCCGAGGAACAAGCCGCCGTCTTCGCCAAGCACGAGGAGTTCAGCCAGGCGCTGGCCCAGCGGGGTCACACCGTGAAGGGCGGGGAGGAGCTGACGCACTCCCGGACCACCCGGAAGGTCGCGCGGGACGCCGACGGGAGCGTTCTGGTCACCGACGGGCCCTACGCCGAGACCGTCGAGCAGCTGAGCGGCTTCTACGTCGTCGACTCCGACGACCTCGACGACCTGATCGAGGTGTGCGCCATCCTCGCCGAGCCGGGCAGCGCGCCGGTCGAGGTCCGCGCGGCCGTCGACCACAGCGGCGACGGAGCTTGA